The Etheostoma spectabile isolate EspeVRDwgs_2016 chromosome 24, UIUC_Espe_1.0, whole genome shotgun sequence genome contains a region encoding:
- the LOC116673760 gene encoding inosine-uridine preferring nucleoside hydrolase — translation MLFERKQKAIVEATILKGVCLICTTSTVCASGFLKGGSSLQSAAPLSTQTSANIHQDPLTRMKKKLLLDVDTGVDDAQGIMLALAAPNVEILGITCCHGNTPLENVLKNTLRVLKVCNKLDIPVYRGCSGPLLGQSRHAGDYHGKDGLGDVPDPDAPGLELLQKANAVQGMIKIVNENPGEVTLVATAPLTNLAVAIQLDPSLPKKLKGLYIMGGNIESRGNTTECGEFNFVADPEAAFIVLDRYTCPTYIATWEFSCRSSLPWSFCDQWLAQKTKKAAFMKKISSLSMKKAQSADYQKEITEGKGFNSCDTYAMAAAVDDTLITESDKVAVTVELKGAYTRGMMVLDYMDLQKKKHKAVIMKKVDLEKFKQMLMNSLK, via the exons ATGCTTTTTGAAAGGAAGCAAAAAGCAATCGTAGAAGCAACAATTTTAAAGGGTGTGTGCCTAATTTGCACCACCTCTACGGTATGTGCCTCCGGTTTTTTAAAAGGAGGCTCTTCACTTCAGTCCGCCGCTCCACTTTCAACACAGACATCAGCAAACATCCATCAGGATCCGCTCACCAG GATGAAGAAGAAGTTGCTCCTCGACGTGGACACAGGGGTGGATGATGCTCAGGGCATAATGTTGGCCCTCGCGGCCCCCAACGTGGAGATTTTGGGGATCACCTGCTGCCATGGCAACACACCGCTGGAGAACGTCCTCAAGAACACGCTGCGTGTCCTGAAAGTCTGCAACAAGCTGGAT ATCCCAGTGTACCGCGGATGTTCAGGGCCTCTGCTGGGTCAATCGCGCCACGCTGGAGATTACCACGGGAAGGACGGGCTGGGTGACGTCCCAGATCCAGATGCTCCAGGCCTGGAGCTGCTGCAGAAGGCAAATGCCGTGCAGGGAATGATCAAGATTGTGAATGAGAACCCTGGAGAG GTGACTCTAGTGGCCACGGCCCCCCTCACTAACCTGGCCGTGGCAATCCAACTGGACCCCTCCCTCCCCAAGAAACTGAAGGGCCTCTACATCATGGGTGGAAACATTGAAT ccaggGGTAACACCACAGAGTgtggagagtttaactttgtGGCTGACCCTGAAGCTGCCTTCATTGTGTTGGACCGCTACACCTGTCCCACCTACATCGCCACCTGGGAGTTCAGCTGCAGGAGCAGCCTGCCGTGG TCTTTTTGTGACCAGTGGCTGgctcaaaaaacaaagaaggctGCCTTTATGAAAAAGATTTCATCTCTTTCAATGAAG AAAGCTCAGTCAGCAGATTATCAAAAGGAGATCACAGAAGGAAAAGGGTTCAATTCCTGTGACACCTACGCCATGGCTGCCGCCGTCGATGACACACTCATAACAGAGAGTGACAAG GTTGCAGTGACCGTGGAGCTGAAGGGAGCCTACACCCGAGGCATGATGGTGCTGGACTACATGGACctgcagaagaagaaacacaagGCTGTCATCATGAAGAAAGTCGACCTGGAGAAGTTCAAGCAAATGTTAATGAATTCCCTGAAGTAG
- the LOC116673744 gene encoding LOW QUALITY PROTEIN: protein-tyrosine kinase 2-beta-like (The sequence of the model RefSeq protein was modified relative to this genomic sequence to represent the inferred CDS: inserted 1 base in 1 codon), with amino-acid sequence MSGDTSTLSWRSMSPTSQSDSSDMSPSATVARDSIFPVKIIKVCFLSNSSNLGKNFKLVRCEEGWTVKAIVNLVLSSGCVGPGIKYSQCYGLLLKHLKSSEIHWLHPDLAVSELTQRYEQQHLEAEWRYDLRIRYIPSDFMEKFKDDSTTMLYFYQQVRSDYMQQYASKVSDGMALQLGCLEIRRFYKDMNPNGLEKKSNFELLEKDVGLDLFFPRELINSMKPKQLRRLIQQTFLGYSTLKQDQCMTKFFTTLAQCYSYTQESFACQLVHGWNLTIDLVIGPEGISQQTENSTPVCLATFSEVRSISCSAESDSRALLTVHIEGAKQPLSVNTSSLAVAENMADLIDGYCRLEGSSESSLIIRPSKGRDMKLKLPDIPKQGGPSGSFRSLSSDIYAEIPENAAACGEKHRISRDDVVVGRLLGEGFFGEVHDGVYKSPTGERICVAIKTCKDCSAEVKEKFLSEAGLMKNLDHPHIVRLIGVIEVDPVWIVMELLEHGELGNYLVEEQDILNSATLILYCLQICKALAYLEGLNMVHRDIAVRNVLVASPKCVKLGDFGLSRYVDEQEYYKASVSRLPIKWMAPESINFRRFTTASDVWMFGVCVWEIFSMAQQPFFWLENGQVINQLELGIRLPKPQHCPPTVYSLLTRCWAYEPHGRPSFGHLVCSLSDIHRIELEQKGGQDRTCSVALFDPKHVTEPPPKPSRIQGNTLPRVTHTQRTDRDTRPVWEKEKEQVEDTLQRXRKEMLMDKQWLEQEERRLDPIVRVDSHTKPPEKRPEDGPPDKPTIPPTVPQPRPTAEMDRSGDQVYTGVMAMVKQVVQLKNDVNTLPASEYPNAVRVVGVLLRSLIQSVDEILPSLHSSVTTEIDGTKKLLNKDLGELINKMRLAQQNSITSLKEECQRQMLAAAHTLALDSKNLLDAVDQARIRANLAKPRPASCDAEDSGD; translated from the exons atgtcGGGAGACACCAGCACCCTGTCCTGGAGGAGCATGTCTCCCACCAGCCAGTCAGATTCCTCGGATATGTCTCCCTCGGCAACTGTGGCCAGGGACAGCATCTTCCCAGTGAAGATCATCAAAGTGTGTTTCCTTAGCAACAGCTCCAATCTGGGCAAGAACTTCAAACTGGTCCGCTGTGAAGAAGGATGGACTGTCAAG GCTATCGTTAACCTGGTGCTGTCCAGTGGCTGTGTGGGACCAGGCATAAAATACAGCCAGTGCTATGGCCTCCTCCTCAAACACCTCAAGTCCTCAGAGATACACTGGCTGCACCCAGACCTGGCTGTGTCTGAACTCACCCAGCGCTACGAGCAGCAGCACCTAGAGGCTGAGTGGAG ATATGACCTGAGAATCAGATACATCCCCTCAGACTTCATGGAGAAATTCAAAGATGACAGTACCACCATGCTCTACTTTTACCAGCAG GTACGAAGTGACTACATGCAGCAGTATGCCTCAAAAGTGAGTGATGGGATGGCTCTACAGCTCGGTTGTCTGGAAATTAG GAGGTTCTACAAAGACATGAATCCAAATGGACTGGAGAAAAAGTCAAACTTTGAGCTATTAGA GAAGGACGTGGGACTGGACCTGTTCTTCCCCAGAGAGCTGATCAACAGCATGAAG CCCAAGCAGTTACGTCGGCTGATCCAGCAGACGTTCCTGGGCTACTCCACTCTGAAGCAGGACCAGTGCATGACCAAGTTCTTCACCACTCTGGCTCAGTGTTACAGCTACACACAGGAGAGCTTCGCCTGTCAGCTAGTG CATGGTTGGAATCTAACAATAGACCTGGTCATCGGCCCTGAAGGCATCAGTCAACAAACTGAAAACTCCACA CCCGTTTGCTTGGCCACGTTCTCTGAGGTGCGCAGTATCTCCTGCTCTGCTGAGAGTGACAGTCGGGCTCTGCTCACTGTACACATCGAGGGAGCCAAACAG CCACTGTCAGTGAACACCTCCTCCCTGGCTGTGGCAGAAAACATGGCCGACCTGATCGACGGCTACTGCCGGCTGGAAGGCAGCTCTGAGAGCTCGCTCATTATCCGGCCCAGCAAAG GGAGAGACATGAaactgaaattacctgacatcCCAAAACA GGGTGGTCCCAGTGGTTCTTTTAGAAGCTTGA GTTCGGACATTTATGCTGAGATTCCAGAAAATGCAGCAGCCTGCGGTG AGAAGCACAGGATCTCCAGAGACGACGTTGTTGTGGGTCGGCTCCTGGGTGAGGGATTCTTCGGAGAGGTTCATGATGGCGTTTATAAAAGCCCA acaGGAGAGAGGATCTGTGTGGCCATCAAAACATGTAAGGACTGTTCAGCTGAAGTAAAGGAAAAGTTTCTCAGTGAAGCTG GCTTGATGAAAAATCTGGATCATCCCCACATTGTTAGACTAATCGGAGTCATTGAAGTGGATCCTGTCTGGATCGTCATGGAGCTGCTTGAACACGGAGAG CTGGGGAACTATCTCGTCGAGGAGCAGGACATCCTGAACTCTGCAACGTTAATCCTGTACTGTCTACAAATCTGCAAAGCCTTGGCTTACTTGGAAGGACTCAACATGGTGCACAG AGATATAGCGGTGAGAAATGTCTTGGTGGCATCTCCTAAATGCGTCAAGCTCGGCGACTTTGGCCTGTCTCGCTACGTGGACGAACAAGAGTATTATAAAG CCTCAGTTAGTCGATTACCGATCAAATGGATGGCGCCTGAGTCCATCAACTTCAGACGCTTCACCACAGCCAGTGATGTCTGGATGTTTG gggtgtgtgtgtgggagatcTTCTCCATGGCCCAGCAGCCGTTCTTCTGGCTAGAGAACGGGCAGGTGATCAACCAGCTGGAGTTGGGGATTCGACTTCCCAAGCCCCAGCATTGCCCGCCCACCGTCTACTCCCTGCTCACCCGCTGCTGGGCCTACGAGCCTCACGGCCGACCCAGCTTCGGCCACCTCGTCTGCTCCCTAAG TGACATCCACAGGATAGAGTTGGAGCAGAAGGGGGGGCAAGACAGAACTTGCTCCGTCGCATTATTTGACCCTAAACACGTCACAGAGCCTCCACCCAAG cCATCTAGAATACAAGGCAACACCCTTCCTCGAGTTACGCACACACAg aggacAGACAGGGATACCAGGCCGgtgtgggagaaagagaaagagcaagTGGAGGACACTTtacaaa caagaaaagagaTGCTGATGGATAAACAGTGgctggagcaggaggagagacGACTG GATCCTATTGTACGAGTGGATTCCCACACCAAG CCTCCTGAAAAAAGGCCAGAAGATG GTCCTCCAGACAAGCCAACAATACCTCCCACAGTCCCACAG CCTCGTCCCACAGCTGAGATGGACCGATCAGGTGACCAGGTTTACACCGGCGTCATGGCGATGGTGAAGCAGGTGGTTCAGCTGAAGAATGATGTCAACACGCTGCCCGCCTCCGAGTATCCTAATGCTGTCAGA GTGGTGGGCGTCCTTCTTCGTAGCCTGATCCAAAGTGTGGATGAGATCCTGCCCTCTCTGCACAGCTCTGTTACAACAGAG ATCGATGGCACTAAGAAACTGCTGAACAAGGATTTAGGGGAGCTGATCAACAAGATGCGCCTGGCACAGCAGAACTCCATAACGTCGCTAAAAGAGGAATGCCAGCGGCAGATGTTGGCAGCTGCTCACACTCTGGCACTGGACTCCAAAAACCTGCTGGATGCTGTGGACCAGGCTCGAATCAGGGCCAACCTGGCCAAGCCCAGACCTGCCTCATGTGATGCAGAGGATTCTGGGGACTGA